The following proteins come from a genomic window of Pseudochaenichthys georgianus chromosome 17, fPseGeo1.2, whole genome shotgun sequence:
- the tmem70 gene encoding transmembrane protein 70, mitochondrial — MVRSGLKQVETMSIFSVTVLRRLRPSVVAPSSSLIYSAAAHRAPPPCSRGQGGGPGADGRSFLRRHSTVQSCSVSSRCLSTATHSEDGKLIYSGNLGTAVRGVKLFSYSSSGASLLVMPQILLKTGLGVQSLALQAAFCGVVGFFTFITPVVLHFITKGYVIRLYHSPDRETYTAITYSVFLTEKRSVFHQRQVRIPAVSQMFTTFYAGDTGLLVNPDMFPLPHDYNHLMGYDKPFSFSTEDVDRPDQS, encoded by the exons ATGGTTAGGTCAGGGTTAAAACAGGTTGAAACAATGAGCATATTTTCTGTGACTGTCCTGCGGAGGCTTCGGCCCAGTGTCGTGGCTCCTTCCTCCAGCCTCATCTACTCTGCAGCGGCCCACAGGGCGCCGCCTCCCTGCTCTCGGGGACAGGGGGGCGGCCCGGGTGCGGACGGAAGGTCGTTCCTCCGCCGCCACAGCACG GTGCAGTCGTGCAGTGTGTCGTCCCGTTGTCTCTCCACAGCGACACACTCTGAGGACGGAAAGCTCATCTACTCCGGCAACCTGGGCACTGCTGTTCGAG GTGTGAAGCTGTTCTCGTACAGCTCCAGCGGGGCCAGCCTCCTCGTCATGCCTCAGATCCTCCTGAAGACCGGGTTGGGGGTCCAGAGCCTCGCCCTACAGGCTGCATTCTGTGGAGTCGTGGGATTTTTCACCTTCATCACCCCAGTCGTCCTCCACTTCATCACCAAGGGCTACGTGATCCGCCTGTACCACAGCCCAGACAGAGAAACGTACACCGCCATCACCTACAGCGTGTTCCTCACTGAGAAGAGGAGCGTGTTCCACCAGAGGCAGGTCCGGATCCCGGCTGTCAGCCAGATGTTCACCACCTTCTACGCCGGTGACACGGGGCTGCTGGTGAACCCGGACATGTTCCCCCTTCCACACGACTACAACCACCTGATGGGCTACGATAAGCCCTTCAGCTTTAGCACAGAGGATGTGGATAGACCTGACCAGAGCTGA